From Candidatus Nitrospira nitrificans:
CGAATACATCGAGGGGTTCTACAATCGGCAGCGTCGGCACTCAACCCTCGGCTATCACTCCCCAGCTGAGTATGAAGCGCGGGCAGCAGTCGCGTAACCACGTGTCCATGAAATCGAGGGAAGATCATTGTGTCTTACCTGGCTTTTGTTGGAAATCTCCTCCTCGTATGTCCTCAATCGGTGTCGATGCTCCTTTCTTGGAGAGGTCTGGCTTGTCGGAGCTGTCGAACCCTTGAATATATGTGGTCTGTGCAACTTTGTTCTTGAGCTGACTGACATTAATTTTCTTTTCGACCAGATCCAATACCATTCGCCTTAAAGGTTTAATGATCTCGTCAGCTGGCAGGCTTGTAGACAATTTCCTGCTGACAACCTCTAGGCCAATCAGTTCTCTGACCTCACGCGTGGAAAGTAAACGTTCCAGCGTTGTAATCGGGAAGGAATTTATCAGGAGGTGTTTTTGGTTATCGGAGAGGTTTCCATAGGTTCTTACAAATTCA
This genomic window contains:
- a CDS encoding IS3 family transposase translates to EYIEGFYNRQRRHSTLGYHSPAEYEARAAVA